From the genome of Erythrobacter litoralis, one region includes:
- a CDS encoding esterase-like activity of phytase family protein has product MTHRTPPSGFLVALVAALFVALPASAQEFFPLTNPADPGIQDEEEIGELIFRGALEIEPDEQEIGGISGLEWHEGKFHAVSDDGRWLTIVPDDINRRLVDVAAMEIGPLLDTDGDEMKDKARADAEAIARLPSGEWLIAFEREQRIWRYSDYRAAPIATEDRAAILLEQASGNNGIEALAGFEDGFLACGEWVGSDRPNCVRVTGSSASLFHLPAPEGIAEAGGVPTDAACKADGTCYVLFRSYRPEEGNRAAIVEVADGVPPKTLAVLRPPMKLDNFEGLALREQSGKTYLYLFSDDNFRNCAEDDAPGCQRTLLMKFEVKSDAPPPPPAAATVADDYETTLVVIETELGDITVALETERAPITAANFLRYAAEDRFDGTVFYRSMKLDRDPQPNGLIQGGTQQDPDRILPGIEHEPTSETGLSHTNGALSMAMGNPGTANGDFSIMLQDQTGLDARPDSDNPMWRNGYAVFGYVVDGMDVVAQIHARPGDPDKGEGVMKGQMLADPVTIIDVRPAEQAD; this is encoded by the coding sequence ATGACGCATCGCACCCCGCCTTCCGGCTTTCTCGTCGCCCTCGTTGCCGCGCTGTTCGTCGCGCTGCCGGCCAGCGCGCAGGAATTCTTCCCGCTCACCAACCCGGCCGATCCCGGCATTCAGGATGAAGAGGAGATCGGGGAGCTGATCTTCCGCGGCGCGCTGGAGATCGAACCGGACGAACAGGAGATCGGCGGCATTTCGGGGCTCGAATGGCACGAGGGCAAGTTTCACGCGGTGAGCGACGACGGCCGCTGGCTGACGATCGTTCCCGACGACATCAATCGCCGCCTCGTCGATGTCGCGGCGATGGAAATCGGCCCGCTGCTCGACACCGATGGCGACGAGATGAAAGACAAGGCGCGGGCCGATGCCGAGGCGATCGCGCGCCTGCCGTCGGGCGAATGGCTGATCGCCTTCGAGCGCGAACAGCGCATCTGGCGCTATTCCGATTACCGCGCCGCGCCCATTGCGACCGAGGATCGCGCGGCGATATTGCTCGAACAGGCGTCCGGCAATAACGGGATCGAGGCGCTCGCCGGGTTCGAGGACGGTTTTCTCGCCTGCGGGGAATGGGTGGGCTCCGACCGGCCGAACTGCGTGCGGGTGACGGGATCGAGCGCCAGCCTCTTTCACCTGCCCGCCCCCGAAGGCATCGCCGAAGCGGGCGGCGTTCCGACCGATGCGGCCTGCAAGGCGGACGGCACGTGCTATGTGCTTTTCCGCAGCTATCGCCCGGAGGAAGGAAATCGCGCGGCGATCGTCGAGGTCGCAGACGGCGTCCCGCCGAAAACGCTTGCCGTGCTGCGCCCGCCGATGAAGCTCGACAATTTCGAGGGACTCGCCTTGCGCGAACAATCGGGCAAGACCTATCTCTACCTCTTCAGCGACGACAATTTCCGTAATTGCGCCGAAGACGACGCGCCCGGCTGCCAGCGCACCCTGCTGATGAAATTCGAGGTGAAATCGGACGCGCCGCCTCCTCCTCCGGCCGCCGCGACCGTCGCGGATGACTACGAGACGACGCTGGTCGTGATCGAGACCGAGCTTGGCGACATCACGGTCGCACTGGAAACCGAGCGTGCGCCGATCACCGCGGCGAATTTCCTGCGCTATGCCGCAGAAGACCGCTTCGACGGGACGGTGTTCTACCGCTCGATGAAGCTCGACCGCGATCCCCAGCCCAACGGCCTCATCCAGGGGGGAACGCAGCAAGACCCGGACCGCATCCTGCCCGGCATAGAGCATGAACCGACGAGCGAGACGGGCCTGTCCCACACCAACGGTGCGCTATCGATGGCGATGGGCAATCCGGGCACGGCGAACGGCGATTTCTCGATCATGCTGCAGGACCAGACCGGCCTCGACGCGCGGCCCGACAGCGACAATCCCATGTGGCGCAATGGCTATGCCGTGTTCGGCTATGTCGTGGACGGGATGGACGTGGTCGCCCAAATCCACGCGCGGCCCGGGGATCCGGACAAGGGCGAAGGGGTGATGAAGGGCCAGATGCTCGCCGACCCGGTGACGATCATCGACGTGCGGCCGGCGGAGCAGGCTGACTAG
- a CDS encoding C13 family peptidase: MKRGAITVGVWASLLALAAPSAANPNQPPPHTAPFPDLSTGKDRNEARASFDLGPHMQRGISVAQVLEQRERLDAALGALQPQRRGILDAYVVTVALDSDPVFAREAREAGRVLERRYGAKGRTLVLAGPDGARDDRPHGSIRALVLVLARIAELMDRNEDALVLYTTSHGAPFGLTYHYGDTGYGILSPARLKAVLGELGIERRVLIVSACYSGIFIPELASPDSAIMTAAAGNRTSFGCEADNDWTFYGDAMINRALRKPLPLAEAAQEANRTIAGWEANLRLFASLPQFSIGDGAKAWLAELEANLPATAGEPVGRSTFEAAKAKLASQPAPPAARR, from the coding sequence ATGAAGCGGGGCGCGATCACGGTGGGGGTGTGGGCAAGCCTGCTTGCGCTGGCCGCGCCGTCTGCCGCCAACCCCAACCAGCCCCCGCCGCACACCGCTCCCTTTCCCGATCTCTCGACCGGCAAGGACCGAAACGAAGCGCGCGCCAGCTTCGATCTGGGGCCGCACATGCAGCGCGGGATCAGCGTCGCTCAAGTGCTCGAACAGCGCGAGCGGCTCGATGCGGCGCTGGGAGCGCTCCAGCCGCAAAGGCGCGGCATTCTCGATGCCTATGTTGTCACCGTTGCTCTCGACAGCGACCCGGTCTTCGCCCGCGAGGCGCGCGAGGCGGGACGGGTGCTCGAACGGCGCTATGGCGCGAAGGGGCGTACGCTGGTGCTCGCCGGGCCAGATGGCGCACGCGACGACCGGCCGCATGGCTCGATTCGCGCGCTCGTCCTTGTGCTTGCCCGCATTGCCGAGCTGATGGACCGCAACGAGGACGCGCTCGTCCTTTATACCACCAGCCACGGTGCGCCTTTCGGCCTGACCTATCATTACGGCGATACCGGCTACGGCATCCTCAGCCCGGCGCGGCTGAAGGCCGTGCTCGGGGAGCTCGGGATCGAACGGCGCGTGCTGATCGTCTCGGCCTGCTATTCCGGCATCTTCATCCCCGAACTGGCCAGCCCCGACAGCGCGATCATGACCGCGGCGGCAGGCAACCGCACCAGTTTCGGCTGCGAGGCGGACAATGACTGGACCTTCTACGGCGATGCGATGATCAACCGCGCGCTGCGCAAACCCCTGCCGCTCGCCGAGGCAGCGCAGGAGGCGAACCGCACGATCGCCGGGTGGGAGGCGAACCTGCGCCTGTTCGCCTCGCTGCCGCAATTCAGCATTGGCGACGGGGCGAAGGCGTGGCTTGCCGAACTCGAGGCGAACCTGCCCGCGACGGCGGGCGAGCCGGTCGGGCGCTCCACCTTCGAAGCCGCGAAGGCGAAGCTCGCTAGTCAGCCTGCTCCGCCGGCCGCACGTCGATGA
- a CDS encoding RsmB/NOP family class I SAM-dependent RNA methyltransferase, translating to MTPAARVQAAIEVLDAVIEAAKGEGAPADRIVAEYFRARRYAGSKDRRAVRELVYSVIRAIGPVPGNGRDAMLAFGRAEPANHHVLDLFDGSPHGPAPIEAGAIEAKPGLAPDWLVAALARSGVRGEAAQALMGRAPLDVRVNSLKADRGAIDLPEPGEHLAAPQGLRFSPGTRVEEWDAYREGLVEVQDHGSQLACLAAGVRPGETVIDLCAGAGGKSLALAAAMENSGRLIACDTDKRRLGNLAPRAGRAGAGLIEPLLLDPGREIEALADVAGKADLVLVDAPCSGTGTWRRKPEAKWRLTPRALEKYAALQDRLLDVAAQLVRPGGRIVFVTCSLLDEEGSKRIDGFLARHEGFEPRAVNLPLGTPRAEGTRLDPFHHGTDGFFVANCGSAC from the coding sequence ATGACACCCGCCGCGCGCGTTCAGGCCGCGATCGAGGTGCTCGATGCGGTGATCGAGGCGGCGAAGGGCGAGGGTGCGCCTGCCGACCGCATCGTCGCCGAATATTTCCGCGCTCGCCGTTATGCCGGGTCGAAGGATCGCCGCGCGGTGCGCGAGCTGGTCTATTCCGTGATCCGCGCGATCGGGCCGGTGCCGGGCAATGGCCGCGATGCGATGCTCGCCTTTGGCCGGGCCGAGCCTGCCAATCACCATGTGCTCGATTTGTTCGATGGTTCGCCGCACGGTCCCGCGCCGATCGAAGCAGGGGCCATCGAGGCGAAACCGGGCCTCGCACCCGACTGGCTGGTCGCGGCGCTGGCGCGGTCGGGCGTTAGGGGCGAGGCGGCGCAGGCGCTGATGGGGCGCGCGCCGCTCGATGTGCGGGTCAACTCGCTCAAGGCGGATCGAGGCGCGATCGACCTGCCTGAACCGGGCGAGCATCTCGCCGCACCGCAGGGCCTGCGCTTTTCGCCGGGCACGCGGGTCGAGGAATGGGACGCCTACCGCGAGGGCTTGGTCGAAGTGCAGGACCATGGCAGCCAGCTCGCCTGCCTTGCCGCCGGCGTCCGGCCGGGTGAGACGGTGATCGACCTTTGCGCGGGCGCGGGGGGCAAGTCGCTGGCGCTTGCCGCCGCGATGGAGAATTCGGGCCGCCTCATCGCCTGCGACACCGACAAGCGTCGGCTCGGAAACCTCGCCCCCCGCGCCGGGCGGGCAGGGGCCGGGCTCATCGAACCGCTGCTGCTCGATCCGGGCCGCGAGATCGAGGCGCTGGCGGATGTCGCGGGCAAGGCCGACCTCGTGCTCGTCGATGCGCCCTGTTCGGGCACCGGCACCTGGCGCCGCAAGCCCGAGGCGAAATGGCGGCTGACCCCGCGCGCGCTGGAGAAATACGCCGCGCTGCAGGATCGCCTGCTCGACGTCGCGGCCCAGCTCGTTCGTCCGGGCGGGAGGATCGTCTTCGTTACCTGTTCGTTGCTGGACGAGGAAGGATCAAAGCGCATCGATGGATTTCTCGCCCGCCATGAAGGCTTCGAGCCGCGCGCCGTTAACCTTCCGCTCGGAACACCGCGCGCGGAGGGCACCCGGCTCGACCCGTTCCATCACGGCACAGACGGGTTTTTTGTCGCCAATTGCGGCTCGGCGTGTTAG
- a CDS encoding M56 family metallopeptidase produces the protein MSGWLIDTLIWTGVLIALVLVIRRPVAKAFGPGMAYALWALPMGRLVMPPITLPAWLAPEKPVAVEAGPPANSVDFAPVAFEPAAMAEPAEEASAPLPELGAIDWEWLASATLALWLAGAAVFLAIRFRHYFALRDELIEEGREVGRIAGPIAPIRLLETEGTRAPLAFGVLDPVIALPPDFMAQPDRTARDLALEHELAHHRGLDLIINVAVQPLFALHWFNPLGRYGWLALRRDQEAACDARVLAARGQRERAAYARLIASFAAGPNVALAAPMACPVLGEQSIIHRLRSLKMSDLSPRRRLAGRLALGAAVLALPLTASISYAEASAPEAPVAPEAPQTPGDAPQPPQPPAPPQPPEAPPAPAPEAIETVDPDTATPQVFYEEESEYVTISEDKNGKRRKVIIKRVTDGDGKTVSKDERAIALGTHTEVIRAKRADGEMSEEEIEAIMVEVREGLAAADRALKDVPAIVAEAMAEAGSDTMVKQRTVIEMKCDPASDEVATTSTDADGVTVVRLCQPRVMEQALEGIREARRSIAENHEMSASMRKKVLRELDRQIDSWEDAAS, from the coding sequence ATGAGTGGCTGGCTCATCGATACGCTGATCTGGACCGGGGTGCTGATCGCGCTCGTCCTCGTCATCCGCCGCCCGGTTGCGAAGGCCTTCGGGCCGGGCATGGCCTATGCCCTGTGGGCGCTGCCGATGGGGCGGCTGGTGATGCCGCCGATCACGTTGCCCGCCTGGCTCGCCCCCGAAAAACCCGTGGCGGTCGAGGCCGGGCCGCCGGCGAATTCGGTCGACTTCGCCCCGGTCGCTTTCGAGCCTGCCGCTATGGCCGAACCCGCCGAAGAAGCATCCGCGCCGCTGCCGGAGCTCGGTGCGATCGACTGGGAATGGCTCGCCTCCGCAACGCTGGCGCTGTGGCTGGCCGGGGCGGCCGTGTTCCTGGCGATCCGTTTCCGGCACTATTTCGCGCTGCGCGACGAACTCATCGAAGAGGGGCGTGAGGTAGGCCGCATCGCCGGGCCGATTGCGCCGATCCGCCTGCTCGAGACGGAAGGGACGCGCGCGCCGCTCGCCTTCGGAGTGCTTGATCCGGTGATCGCCCTGCCGCCCGATTTCATGGCCCAGCCCGACCGCACTGCGCGCGATCTCGCGCTCGAACACGAACTCGCCCATCATCGCGGGCTCGATCTTATCATCAATGTCGCCGTGCAGCCGCTGTTCGCGCTGCACTGGTTCAATCCGCTCGGCCGTTATGGCTGGCTGGCGCTGCGGCGCGACCAGGAGGCGGCCTGCGATGCGCGCGTCTTGGCTGCGCGCGGGCAGCGCGAACGCGCCGCCTATGCCCGCCTCATCGCGAGCTTTGCCGCCGGACCGAATGTCGCGCTTGCCGCGCCCATGGCCTGCCCGGTGCTGGGCGAGCAATCGATCATCCACCGTTTGAGGAGCCTCAAGATGTCCGACCTGTCACCCCGCCGCCGACTGGCCGGCCGCCTTGCGCTGGGCGCGGCGGTGCTGGCCCTGCCGCTGACCGCCTCGATCAGCTACGCCGAAGCCAGCGCACCCGAAGCGCCGGTCGCGCCCGAGGCACCGCAAACCCCCGGCGATGCGCCCCAGCCGCCCCAGCCGCCTGCTCCTCCCCAGCCGCCCGAGGCGCCGCCCGCGCCCGCGCCCGAGGCGATCGAGACGGTCGACCCCGACACGGCAACCCCGCAGGTCTTCTACGAGGAAGAATCCGAATACGTGACGATATCCGAGGACAAGAACGGCAAGCGCCGCAAGGTCATCATCAAGCGCGTGACCGATGGTGACGGCAAGACGGTGAGCAAGGATGAACGCGCGATCGCGCTCGGCACGCACACCGAAGTCATCCGCGCCAAGCGTGCCGACGGCGAAATGAGCGAGGAGGAGATCGAGGCGATCATGGTCGAGGTCCGCGAAGGCCTCGCCGCGGCGGACAGGGCGTTGAAGGACGTCCCCGCGATCGTCGCCGAGGCCATGGCCGAAGCGGGCAGCGACACCATGGTGAAGCAGCGCACCGTGATCGAGATGAAATGCGATCCCGCCAGCGACGAGGTCGCGACCACATCGACGGATGCGGACGGCGTCACCGTGGTCAGGCTGTGCCAGCCGCGGGTGATGGAACAGGCGCTAGAGGGAATCAGGGAAGCGCGCCGATCGATTGCGGAAAACCACGAGATGTCGGCCTCGATGCGCAAGAAGGTTCTGAGGGAACTCGACCGCCAGATCGACAGCTGGGAAGACGCGGCCAGCTGA
- a CDS encoding M20/M25/M40 family metallo-hydrolase produces MSLPARLMRFAATVVGLAALAACATMPAPRVPDAEIEAIRANLVRDIDVLASDEYGGRKPGTAGEVKTVEFIIAALEGAGLVSGTNDPGSAWRAPVELVATTPQASGLSFEMGARGVLVPDEEGVAFTTRRRVLVQAGPDLGSELVFVGREADSVSAETAAGQILVMLGEPGVSPERREALFAKNPVAIVTVVDDEKEIAAAREAQGRERLLLASEEEVRLSAFVTEGAMARVLGEEAWRTLERSARSEGFTPTTIPARVTIEATSKRREFTSANVIGLLPGTKPRAGAVLLLGHWDHLGECGEAPDPICNGAVDNASGIAAMLELSRRLAASGPHQRDIYVLATSAEEAGLLGAKAFAENPPIPLSSIVAAFNFDTVAVAPAGTPLGFVGEGRTALDGVVGAFLAERGRPTGDRDFAESFLRRQDGWALLEKGVPAVLLSSAFSSRKVLGPYLSSDYHRPSDEPGRIELGGAIEDLLLHEELVRRLADTGFLPAGS; encoded by the coding sequence ATGAGCCTTCCCGCACGCCTGATGCGGTTCGCCGCGACGGTGGTCGGCCTTGCCGCCCTGGCCGCCTGCGCGACCATGCCCGCGCCGCGCGTCCCCGACGCCGAGATCGAGGCGATCCGCGCCAATCTGGTGCGCGACATCGACGTGCTGGCGAGCGACGAATATGGCGGCCGCAAGCCGGGAACCGCGGGCGAGGTGAAGACGGTCGAATTCATCATTGCCGCTCTCGAAGGGGCGGGGCTCGTTTCGGGCACGAATGATCCGGGCAGCGCCTGGCGCGCGCCGGTCGAGCTCGTTGCCACCACCCCGCAGGCGAGCGGCCTGTCGTTCGAGATGGGCGCGCGCGGCGTGCTGGTCCCCGACGAGGAAGGCGTCGCCTTCACCACCCGCCGCCGCGTGCTGGTGCAGGCCGGGCCCGATCTCGGCAGCGAACTGGTCTTCGTCGGCCGCGAGGCCGATAGCGTGTCCGCAGAAACCGCCGCGGGGCAGATCCTCGTCATGCTCGGCGAGCCCGGTGTCAGTCCCGAGCGGCGCGAGGCGCTGTTTGCGAAAAACCCGGTGGCGATAGTCACCGTGGTCGATGACGAGAAGGAGATCGCCGCCGCCCGCGAAGCCCAGGGGCGCGAGCGGCTGCTGCTGGCGAGCGAAGAGGAGGTGCGCCTGTCCGCATTCGTCACCGAGGGGGCGATGGCCCGCGTGCTCGGCGAGGAAGCGTGGCGCACGCTCGAACGCAGCGCCCGGAGCGAGGGTTTCACCCCGACCACCATCCCGGCGCGCGTGACGATCGAGGCGACCTCGAAGCGGCGCGAATTCACCAGCGCCAATGTCATTGGCCTCCTGCCCGGAACGAAGCCGCGAGCAGGCGCGGTGCTGCTGCTCGGCCACTGGGACCACCTTGGCGAATGCGGCGAGGCGCCCGATCCGATCTGCAACGGCGCGGTCGACAACGCGTCGGGCATTGCCGCCATGCTCGAACTCTCGCGCCGCCTCGCCGCTTCCGGCCCGCATCAGCGCGACATCTACGTGCTCGCCACCAGCGCCGAGGAAGCGGGCCTTCTCGGCGCCAAGGCCTTTGCCGAGAACCCGCCGATCCCGCTTTCGAGCATTGTCGCCGCGTTCAATTTCGACACCGTTGCGGTTGCGCCCGCCGGGACCCCGCTCGGCTTCGTGGGCGAGGGGCGGACCGCGCTCGATGGTGTCGTCGGGGCATTCCTCGCCGAGCGCGGGCGACCTACCGGCGACCGTGATTTCGCCGAAAGCTTCCTCAGGCGGCAGGATGGCTGGGCGCTGCTCGAAAAGGGCGTGCCGGCCGTGCTGCTGTCGAGCGCCTTCTCCTCGCGCAAGGTTCTGGGCCCCTATCTTTCGAGCGATTACCACCGTCCCTCGGACGAGCCGGGCCGGATCGAATTGGGCGGGGCGATCGAGGACCTGTTGCTGCACGAGGAACTGGTGCGCCGCCTTGCGGACACCGGATTCCTGCCTGCGGGCAGCTGA
- a CDS encoding BlaI/MecI/CopY family transcriptional regulator — protein MEALWTRGTLTAAEVCDAVCETRDWSLATVKTLLSRLVQKGAIATRPDGRRYLYSPKIARADYVGGESRRLVDRLFGGRPASLFAHLAEAEALSEDDLEEIEALLKEMRK, from the coding sequence ATGGAGGCGCTCTGGACGCGCGGGACGCTGACCGCGGCCGAGGTCTGCGATGCCGTCTGCGAAACCCGCGACTGGAGCCTCGCGACGGTCAAGACGCTGCTCTCGCGCCTCGTGCAGAAGGGCGCGATCGCCACCCGCCCCGACGGGCGACGCTATCTCTACAGCCCGAAAATCGCGCGCGCCGATTATGTCGGCGGCGAATCCCGCCGCCTTGTAGACCGCCTGTTCGGCGGGCGGCCCGCCTCGCTCTTTGCTCATCTCGCCGAGGCAGAAGCACTCAGCGAGGATGACCTTGAAGAGATCGAGGCGCTCCTCAAGGAGATGCGCAAATGA
- a CDS encoding 3-hydroxybutyrate dehydrogenase codes for MLAGKRALVTGSTSGIGLAVARALKAKGASIVLNGLGDPDEIERLREELDADFKGANLMDPGAIAAMMEEVGVVDVLVNNAGMQHVAPVEDFPPEKWDAILALNLTAAFHTTRLAVPGMKAAGWGRIINTASAHSLAASPFKSAYVATKHAIAGFTKTIALELAEHGVTANCISPGYVWTPLVENQIPDTMAARGMTREEVINDVLLAGQPTKKFVQPEDVGAMAVFLCSQAADNITGANFSMDGGWTAK; via the coding sequence ATGCTGGCGGGCAAGCGCGCGCTGGTGACGGGTTCGACCTCGGGCATCGGGCTTGCGGTCGCGCGCGCCCTGAAGGCGAAAGGCGCCTCGATCGTCCTCAACGGGCTTGGCGACCCGGACGAGATCGAGCGGCTGCGCGAGGAACTGGACGCGGATTTCAAGGGCGCGAACCTGATGGACCCTGGCGCCATCGCGGCAATGATGGAGGAGGTCGGTGTTGTCGACGTGCTCGTCAACAATGCCGGGATGCAGCATGTCGCTCCGGTCGAGGATTTTCCGCCGGAGAAATGGGACGCGATCCTCGCGCTCAACCTCACGGCTGCCTTTCACACCACGCGCCTCGCCGTGCCGGGGATGAAAGCGGCGGGCTGGGGACGGATCATCAACACCGCGAGCGCGCATTCGCTCGCCGCCTCGCCGTTCAAGAGCGCCTACGTTGCGACCAAGCACGCCATTGCCGGCTTCACCAAGACGATCGCGCTCGAACTTGCCGAACACGGCGTGACCGCGAACTGCATCTCGCCCGGCTATGTGTGGACCCCGCTGGTCGAGAACCAGATCCCCGACACGATGGCCGCACGCGGCATGACGCGCGAAGAGGTCATCAACGACGTGCTGCTCGCCGGGCAGCCGACCAAGAAATTCGTCCAGCCCGAAGACGTCGGCGCGATGGCCGTGTTCCTGTGCTCGCAGGCGGCCGACAACATCACCGGCGCCAATTTCAGCATGGACGGAGGGTGGACCGCGAAATGA
- the guaB gene encoding IMP dehydrogenase, with the protein MDIPLGLTFDDVLLRPAESEVLPSMADTKTRLTREIALNIPILSSAMDTVTEADMAIAMAQLGGIGVLHRNLDIDEQCAAVRAVKRFESGMVVNPITISPDATLGEAQALMQQHRISGIPVTDRDGKLCGILTNRDVRFAENPAQPVRELMTTDNLATVAIGTSQEEARRLLHQRRIEKLLVVDDDYRCIGLITVKDIEKAVTYPDATKDAAGRLRVAAATTVGDSGFARTEALIDAEVDVIVIDTAHGHNREVARAVERAKKLSNVVQVIAGNVATPEATRALIDAGADAVKVGIGPGSICTTRVVAGVGVPQLTAVMESAAEAKKSGVPVIADGGLRTSGDIAKALAAGASTVMVGSMLAGTAESPGEVFLYQGRSYKAYRGMGSVSAMARGSADRYFQQDVSAMKLVPEGIEGQVPFKGPVADVIHQLVGGIKAAMGYTGAATIDDLQTRSQFVRITNAGLSESHVHDVAITREAPNYPTR; encoded by the coding sequence ATGGACATCCCGCTCGGCCTTACCTTCGACGACGTGCTGCTGCGTCCGGCCGAAAGCGAGGTCCTGCCCTCCATGGCCGACACCAAGACGCGCCTGACGCGTGAAATCGCTCTCAACATCCCGATCCTTTCCAGCGCGATGGACACCGTGACCGAGGCCGACATGGCGATCGCCATGGCGCAATTGGGCGGGATCGGCGTCCTCCACCGCAATCTCGACATCGACGAACAATGCGCCGCGGTGCGCGCGGTAAAGCGGTTTGAGAGCGGGATGGTGGTCAACCCCATCACCATCAGCCCCGATGCGACGCTGGGCGAGGCGCAGGCGCTGATGCAACAGCACCGCATCAGCGGCATCCCCGTGACCGACCGCGATGGCAAGCTTTGCGGTATCCTGACCAATCGCGACGTGCGCTTTGCCGAAAACCCGGCCCAGCCCGTGCGCGAGCTGATGACGACCGACAACCTTGCGACCGTCGCGATCGGCACCAGCCAGGAAGAGGCGCGCCGCCTGCTCCACCAGCGCCGGATCGAGAAGCTGCTTGTCGTCGACGACGATTATCGCTGCATCGGCCTCATCACGGTCAAGGATATCGAAAAGGCCGTGACCTATCCGGATGCGACCAAGGATGCCGCCGGGCGCCTGCGCGTCGCCGCCGCCACGACGGTTGGCGATTCGGGCTTTGCCCGGACCGAGGCGCTGATCGATGCCGAGGTCGACGTGATCGTGATCGACACCGCGCACGGCCACAACCGCGAGGTCGCGCGCGCGGTCGAGCGGGCGAAGAAGCTGTCGAACGTGGTGCAGGTGATCGCCGGCAATGTCGCCACCCCCGAGGCGACCCGCGCGCTGATCGATGCGGGGGCGGACGCGGTGAAGGTCGGGATCGGCCCGGGTTCGATCTGCACCACCCGCGTCGTAGCGGGCGTGGGCGTGCCGCAACTGACCGCGGTCATGGAAAGCGCTGCCGAGGCCAAGAAGTCCGGCGTGCCCGTGATCGCCGATGGCGGTCTTCGCACCAGCGGCGACATCGCCAAGGCGCTCGCCGCGGGCGCGAGCACGGTGATGGTCGGATCGATGCTTGCCGGGACCGCCGAAAGCCCGGGCGAGGTGTTCCTTTACCAGGGGCGCTCCTACAAGGCCTATCGCGGCATGGGTTCGGTCAGCGCGATGGCGCGCGGCAGCGCCGACCGCTATTTCCAGCAGGACGTCTCCGCGATGAAGCTGGTGCCCGAAGGGATCGAAGGGCAGGTGCCGTTCAAGGGTCCGGTCGCCGACGTGATCCACCAGCTTGTCGGCGGGATCAAGGCGGCGATGGGCTATACCGGCGCTGCGACCATCGACGACCTCCAGACGCGTTCGCAATTCGTGCGGATCACCAATGCGGGCCTGTCGGAAAGTCACGTCCACGATGTCGCGATCACCCGCGAGGCGCCGAACTATCCGACGCGCTAG
- a CDS encoding neutral zinc metallopeptidase, translating into MRLDSHDTSNIKVRSSSGGRARKAGGLGIVGILIALAAAWFLDLDPRQTIGMVEGAQQALPQRGAEPNAMSQAEVCAMGPYAREACDALDSLNATWEPVFARAGARFEQPVLDLYRGGQVTTEGCGSASSAAGPFYCPADMGIYIDTGFYEQLATMSGTRGDFARLYVIAHEYGHHIQNLTGIAGAVRQAKAQNPSRANGLQVRMELQADCYAGVWAGLNRDRIEPGDMQEGMAAASSIGDDTLMRQAGRRIDPENFTHGTSAQRMAALRLGMEGGDHAACDAYFE; encoded by the coding sequence ATGCGGCTCGATTCTCACGACACGTCGAACATCAAGGTGCGTTCCAGCAGCGGCGGCCGCGCGCGCAAGGCGGGCGGCCTCGGGATCGTCGGGATCCTGATCGCGCTCGCGGCGGCGTGGTTCCTCGATCTCGACCCGCGCCAGACGATCGGCATGGTCGAGGGCGCGCAGCAGGCGCTGCCGCAGCGGGGCGCCGAGCCGAACGCGATGAGCCAGGCCGAGGTCTGCGCGATGGGCCCCTATGCGAGGGAGGCGTGCGATGCGCTCGACAGCCTCAATGCGACCTGGGAGCCGGTCTTCGCCCGGGCGGGCGCACGTTTCGAACAGCCGGTGCTCGACCTCTATCGCGGCGGGCAGGTGACGACCGAAGGCTGCGGCAGCGCGTCATCGGCGGCAGGCCCGTTCTACTGTCCGGCGGACATGGGCATCTATATCGACACGGGCTTCTACGAACAGCTTGCGACAATGTCGGGCACACGCGGCGATTTCGCGCGTTTGTATGTCATCGCGCACGAATACGGCCACCACATCCAGAACCTGACCGGTATTGCCGGTGCGGTGCGGCAGGCCAAGGCGCAAAATCCCAGCCGCGCAAATGGCCTGCAGGTGCGCATGGAATTGCAGGCAGATTGCTATGCGGGCGTCTGGGCCGGGCTCAACCGGGACCGGATCGAACCTGGCGACATGCAGGAAGGCATGGCGGCGGCAAGTTCCATCGGCGACGACACGCTGATGCGGCAGGCCGGACGACGGATCGACCCGGAAAATTTCACCCACGGCACCAGCGCCCAGCGCATGGCGGCGCTGCGGCTGGGAATGGAGGGAGGCGATCATGCGGCTTGCGATGCTTATTTCGAATAG